The DNA segment CGTTTCCGCTCGAACAGATCAAGCCCGCGCTGGACACGTTCAAGAACGTCTGGCTGGGTCACACGGCGCGCACTGCGCCGGAAGCAGCCATTCTCTCCACTTGCAACCGCACTGAACTTTACTGCGCGACCGACGACCAGGCTGCGCGGGAAGCCGCCATTCAGTGGCTGTCGAAATACCACAATCTGCCGGTCGAAGAACTCGCGCCACATGTGTACGCGCTGCCCCAATCCGAAGCGGTGCGCCACGCGTTCCGCGTCGCGTCGGGTCTCGATTCCATGGTGCTCGGCGAGACGCAGATTGTCGGACAGATGAAGGATGCGGTACGCACCGCGTCTGAAGCCGGCGCGCTCGGCACGTATCTGAACCAGTTGTTCCAGCGCACGTTCGCCGTCGCGAAAGAGGTACGCAGCACCACGGAAATCGGCGCGCAGTCGGTTTCCATGGCCGCGGCCGCCGTGCGCCTCGCGCAGCGGATCTTCGACAAGGTCTCGAACCAGCGCGTGCTGTTCATCGGCGCGGGGGAAATGATCGAATTGTGCGCCACGCACTTTGCTGCGCAGCAGCCGCGCGAGCTCGTCGTCGCCAACCGCACGGCAGAGCGCGGCACGCGGCTCGCCGAACGCTTCAACGGGCGTGCCATTCCGTTGTCTGAACTGCCCTCGCGCATGCATGAATTCGACATCGTCGTGTCGTGCACGGCGTCCACGCTGCCCA comes from the Paraburkholderia sp. PREW-6R genome and includes:
- the hemA gene encoding glutamyl-tRNA reductase, coding for MQLLTIGINHHTAPVALRERVAFPLEQIKPALDTFKNVWLGHTARTAPEAAILSTCNRTELYCATDDQAAREAAIQWLSKYHNLPVEELAPHVYALPQSEAVRHAFRVASGLDSMVLGETQIVGQMKDAVRTASEAGALGTYLNQLFQRTFAVAKEVRSTTEIGAQSVSMAAAAVRLAQRIFDKVSNQRVLFIGAGEMIELCATHFAAQQPRELVVANRTAERGTRLAERFNGRAIPLSELPSRMHEFDIVVSCTASTLPIIGLGAVERAVKARRHRPIFMVDLAVPRDIEPEVGQLEDVFLYTVDDLGAIVREGNASRQAAVAQAEAIIETRVQNFMQWLDARSIVPVIRHMHTQADVLRRAEVERAQKMLARGDDPAAVLEALSQALTNKLIHGPTHALNRASSENRDTLIELMSGFYKHSGSSER